Proteins encoded in a region of the Streptomyces sp. PCS3-D2 genome:
- a CDS encoding MBL fold metallo-hydrolase — MTGSRPLRPRLRALRPEAFGADPSGARLERIRRSPNFADGVFQNPVGARNRPSGSMTEFAKIYFHREQRLGRSPAGAVPVHPTTLADLAKPSATGLRLTWMGHSSVLAEIDGHRVLFDPVWGERCSPFPFAGPKRLHPVPLPLAALGEVDVVVISHDHYDHLDLPTIKALAGTDTLFAVPLGVGAHLERWGVSPDRLRELDWNETTRIGGLSLTATPARHFCGRGLRNQQHTLWASWVVAGDEHRIYHSGDTGYFPGFAEIGSAHGPFDATMIQIGAYSEYWPDIHMTPEEGMRAHLDLQGGTPHGTMLPIHWGTFNLALHAWAEPGEWTVDAAEEGGQSVALPRPGEPFEPAGTLPVDSWWRPISRPIAHSWRRPKPVDLPSSDARAGDLNLAGER; from the coding sequence TTGACCGGCTCCCGTCCCCTCCGTCCCCGGCTGCGCGCCCTGCGGCCCGAAGCCTTCGGCGCGGACCCGTCCGGCGCCAGGCTGGAGCGGATCCGCCGCTCGCCGAACTTCGCCGACGGCGTCTTCCAGAACCCGGTCGGGGCCCGGAACAGGCCCTCCGGGTCGATGACGGAGTTCGCGAAGATCTACTTCCACCGTGAGCAGCGGCTCGGGCGCAGCCCCGCCGGGGCCGTCCCCGTGCACCCCACCACCCTCGCGGACCTGGCGAAACCGTCCGCGACCGGTTTGCGACTGACCTGGATGGGTCACTCCAGTGTGCTCGCGGAGATCGACGGGCACCGGGTGCTCTTCGACCCGGTGTGGGGCGAGCGCTGCTCACCCTTCCCCTTCGCCGGTCCCAAGCGGCTTCACCCGGTGCCGCTCCCGCTGGCCGCGCTCGGCGAGGTCGACGTCGTGGTCATCTCGCACGACCACTACGACCACCTCGATCTGCCGACGATCAAGGCGCTGGCCGGTACGGACACGCTCTTCGCGGTGCCGCTCGGCGTCGGTGCCCACCTGGAGCGCTGGGGCGTGTCGCCCGACCGGCTGCGCGAGCTCGACTGGAACGAGACCACCAGGATCGGCGGGCTGTCGCTCACGGCGACCCCCGCCCGGCACTTCTGCGGCCGCGGTCTGCGCAACCAGCAGCACACCCTGTGGGCCTCCTGGGTGGTCGCGGGCGACGAGCACCGGATCTACCACAGCGGCGACACCGGATACTTCCCCGGTTTCGCGGAGATCGGTTCCGCACACGGCCCCTTCGACGCCACGATGATCCAGATCGGGGCCTACTCGGAGTACTGGCCCGACATCCACATGACGCCCGAGGAAGGCATGCGGGCCCACCTCGACCTCCAGGGCGGCACCCCGCACGGCACGATGCTGCCGATCCACTGGGGCACGTTCAACCTCGCTCTCCATGCCTGGGCGGAGCCGGGGGAGTGGACGGTCGACGCCGCCGAAGAGGGCGGCCAGTCGGTGGCGCTCCCGCGTCCCGGCGAGCCTTTCGAGCCTGCCGGAACGCTGCCCGTGGATTCTTGGTGGCGTCCGATCTCTCGTCCGATCGCTCACTCATGGCGTCGCCCCAAGCCGGTGGATCTTCCTTCGAGCGACGCCCGTGCCGGAGATCTGAACCTTGCCGGCGAGCGGTGA